From the genome of Alosa alosa isolate M-15738 ecotype Scorff River chromosome 18, AALO_Geno_1.1, whole genome shotgun sequence, one region includes:
- the wapla gene encoding wings apart-like protein homolog, giving the protein MTSRFGKTYSRKGGEANSKFDEVFSNKKATLSTKWGETTYKAQLASKRPLIKQQELPEISKRPRVEEDDGSDDPFGFDSDDESKAVTSIGTPQPGNGSGQDQVAMVTEKPQAKSSFIRSSPSSDSESSKADKPLQTTVNISSWSKSAKPASQFTSLKPLPKDPSDGWNSEGSQRSSSPGEDSLQGRDDSGESEGPSGVAQEQGDGAGMPPQPEPLDFDQLPLLKSTTNRTYHRPKRHKDLGQGAQAAPVKDSKPAPAPAPANPSSSGVSAPPSAPQQKAAGRGRVRDYTVLHPSCVSVCNVTIQDAIERTSDELTSTAAPTDLGEAGTFRRKTDAAPAKPTRFRPTQSKSKKETKLEFFGFEENEGQEASGEATASGSTSYKIKYFGFDELSESDSDDDDDVAASKKARKAASAQAAAAAMSFSADSPQMSDSQDSQSSTNTDSLEFPDESILAGSEGHKTQQGKQSDKSKDIGRKIFKKSPAKAVYNARHWNEPEELPPPAPTRTISAPASLSSSSGSSSSGSGSSSSSSSSSKETNSHKDDGVFKAPPPPPKVIKSVTIPTQPYQDIVTALKCRKEHKELYTVVHNVKHFNDVVEFGENQEFTDDFEYLETGLKSGQPLNTRCLSIISLATRCALPGFRMHLRARGKVASVFKMLNDAPQHPNLALCTASLMYILSRDRLNMDLDRACLELMIRLLELEQDNTVDDQLTAKEMSKVKEKIRKLCETVHNKHLDLENITSGHLAMETLLSLTSKRAGDWFKEELRLLGGLDHIVDKVKECVLSLSQEEDKEMLVASLWGAERCLRVLESVTVHNPENQAYLIAYKDSQLIVSAARGLRYCEDMIQRYSREVNSSVVASGSALPHCSHSNVGKAVEDCMRAVIGVLLNLTHDNEWGSTKAGEQEELLETALNCVLRVPRYLPQEQRFDIRVLGLGLLINLVEYSSRNRHSLMEMHLEVELEMVALPEPEKGGEKEAGDKTTKMDEQTQPEKRPASGALAALVHLFLERERAAILAEAQTDEVIIEAPKPQDQSGEWQETSGEIQWVASENNDNDNDKDKDKKEEEEEELDFNKALQHAGKHMEDSIVASYTALLLGCLCQGSPANVTTVRENLPKGDFSIMTEMLKKFLNFMNLTCAVGTTGQKSISRVIDYLEHC; this is encoded by the exons ATGACATCCAGATTTGGTAAAACATACAGTCGGAAGGGCGGAGAAGCCAACTCCAAGTTTGATGAGGTCTTTTCAAATAAGAAGGCCACTCTGAGCACAAAATGGGGAGAGACCACCTATAAGGCTCAGCTGGCCTCCAAAAGGCCCCTGATCAAACAACAAGAGCTTCCAGAAATCTCCAAGAGACCCAGGGTGGAAGAGGATGATGGTTCTGATGACCCATTCGGGTTTGACAGTGATGATGAGTCAAAAGCAGTCACCTCCATAGGCACACCTCAGCCAGGCAATGGATCTGGACAGGACCAGGTTGCTATGGTCACAGAAAAGCCTCAGGCGAAGAGTTCATTCATAAGAAGTTCGCCATCATCAGATTCAGAGAGCTCCAAAGCAG ACAAGCCGCTGCAGACAACAGTAAACATAAGCTCCTGGTCGAAAAGTGCAAAGCCTGCCTCTCAGTTCACCTCCCTGAAGCCTCTGCCCAAGGACCCCTCAGACGGATGGAACTCGGAGGGCAGCCAGCGATCATCGTCCCCGGGGGAGGACTCGCTGCAGGGCCGCGACGACAGCGGGGAGAGCGAAGGCCCCAGCGGGGTGGCCCAGGAGCAGGGTGACGGAGCCGGGATGCCCCCGCAGCCCGAACCCCTGGACTTCGACCAGCTGCCTCTGCTCAAGTCGACGACCAACCGGACGTACCACCGGCCCAAGAGGCACAAGGACCTGGGGCAGGGGGCTCAAGCTGCCCCTGTGAAGGACAGCAAGCCCGCTCCTGCCCCTGCCCCGGCCAACCCTAGCAGCAGTGGCGTGTCGGCGCCCCCTAGCGCCCCACAGCAGAAAGCTGCGGGAAGAGGCAGGGTGCGGGACTACACGGTGTTGCACCCTtcatgcgtgtctgtgtgcaatGTCACCATCCAGGACGCCATCGAGCGTACATCCGACGAGCTCACCAGCACTGCCGCACCCACTGACCTCGGAGAGGCCGGCACATTCAGAAGAAAGACCGATGCTGCACCTGCCAAGCCCACCAG GTTCAGGCCCACTCAGAGCAAGTCCAAGAAGGAGACCAAGCTGGAGTTCTTTGGCTTCGAGGAGAACGAGGGCCAGGAGGCGTCCGGTGAGGCCACGGCGTCCGGCAGCACCAGCTACAAGATCAAGTACTTTGGCTTTGACGAGCTGAGCGAGAGCGACAGCGACGACGATGACGACGTCGCCGCGTCCAAGAAGGCCCGCAAGGCGGCCAGCGCCCAGGCGGCCGCAGCAGCCATGTCCTTCAGCGCCGACAGCCCGCAGATGAGCGACTCACAGGACAGCCAGTCCAGCACTAACACAG ACTCCCTCGAGTTCCCTGACGAGTCCATATTGGCAGGCTCCGAGGGCCACAAGACCCAGCAGGGCAAACAGTCCGACAAGTCCAAGGACATCGGTCGCAAGATCTTCAAGAAG TCTCCTGCGAAAGCTGTGTACAACGCCAGACACTGGAATGAGCCTGAGGAACTGCCTCCGCCCGCTCCCACCCGCACCATCTCTGCCCCA GCTAGCTTATcaagcagcagcggcagcagcagcagtggtagcggtagcagcagcagcagcagcagcagcagcaaagaGACCAACTCTCACAAAGATGATGGGGTCTTCAaagcccctcccccaccacctaAGGTCATCAAGTCggtcaccatccccacccagcCCTATCAGGACATTGTCACGGCGCTCAAATGCAGGAAGGAGCACAAGGAG CTGTATACAGTGGTTCACAATGTGAAGCACTTTAATGACGTGGTGGAGTTTGGGGAGAATCAGGAGTTCACCGACGACTTTGAGTACCTGGAGACGGGTCTGAAGAGTGGGCAACCCCTCAACACACGATGCCTTAg TATCATCAGCCTGGCCACCAGGTGCGCATTGCCCGGCTTTCGAATGCACCTGAGGGCGAGAGGAAAGGTAGCATCAGTCTTCAAGATGCTCAATGACGCACCACAACATCCA aACCTAGCGCTGTGTACGGCGTCCCTGATGTACATCCTGAGTCGGGACCGCTTGAACATGGACCTTGACCGGGCTTGCCTGGAGCTGATGATCCGGCTGCTGGAACTGGAGCAGGACAACACAGTGGACGACCAGCTGACGGCCAAGGAGATGAGCAAGGTCAAGGAGAAGATCCGCAAGCTCTGCGAGACCGTCCACAACAAACATCTGGACCTGGAGAACATCACG TCGGGCCATCTCGCCATGGAGACGCTGCTGTCACTCACCTCTAAGAGGGCAGGAGATTGGTTCAAAGAGGAGCTTCGCCTACTGGGGGGGCTGGACCACATTGTGGATAAAG TAAAAGAATGTGTGCTGAGCTTGAGTcaggaggaggacaaggagaTGCTGGTGGCCTCCCTGTGGGGTGCAGAGAGGTGTCTTCGTGTGCTGGAGAGT GTGACGGTACACAACCCGGAGAACCAGGCCTACCTGATCGCCTACAAAGACTCACAGCTCATAGTGTCCGCAGCACG gggCCTGAGGTACTGCGAGGACATGATCCAGCGCTACAGCCGGGAGGTCAACAGTTCTGTCGTCGCCTCGGGCTCAGCTCTGCCACACTGTAGCCATAGCAACGTGGGCAAAGCTGTGGAGGACTGCATGAGAGCGGTGATTGGCGTGCTGCTTAACCTCACGCACGACAACG aatGGGGAAGCACAAAGGCCGGTGAGCAGGAGGAGCTGTTGGAGACGGCGCTCAACTGTGTGCTGCGGGTGCCGCGCTACCTACCTCAGGAACAGAGATTTGACATCCGAGTGCTG GGTCTGGGTCTACTGATAAACCTGGTGGAGTACAGCTCCAGGAACCGCCACTCTCTGATGGAGATGCATCTGGAGGTGGAGCTGGAGATGGTGGCCCTCCCAGAGCCAGAGAAGGGTGGAGAGAAGGAAGCAGGAGACAAGACAACAAAGATGGATGAGCAGACACAGCCAGAAAAAAGGCCTGCCTCAGGCGCGCTGGCTGCACTGGTTCat TTATTCCTGGAACGGGAGAGGGCAGCCATACTGGCCGAGGCGCAGACTGATGAGGTCATAATCGAGGCGCCGAAGCCTCAGGACCAGAGTGGAGAGTGGCAGGAGACGTCGGGGGAGATCCAGTGGGTGGCCTCCGAGAACAACGACAACGACAACgacaaggacaaggacaagaaggaggaagaggaggaagagctcGACTTCAACAAAG ctCTGCAGCATGCTGGGAAACACATGGAGGACAGCATCGTAGCCTCCTACACCGCCCTCCTGCTGGGCTGTTTATGTCAGGGCAGTCCG GCAAATGTGACAACCGTAAGGGAGAACCTGCCCAAGGGGGACTTCTCCATCATGACTGAAATGCTCAAGAAGTTCCTGAATTTCATGAACCTCACA TGTGCAGTGGGAACCACTGGGCAGAAGTCCATCTCTCGGGTGATCGATTATCTGGAACACTGCTAG